The Halorubrum sp. BV1 sequence TGCGGTCGCGTTTCGTCGAGATCCGCGCGCGGTTGTGCTGGGTGCGCATCCGGGCGAGCCGCCGACGCTTGCGGCCCTTCACCCGGGTCGACCGCCCGATCTCCGTCGAGAGCCCGCGGTCGTGTCGCGAGCGCGTCAGCGGCGCGCCAGTGCGCTTCGGGTTCGTCTCGTCGTCGGCGAAGGATCGCCACTCGGGGCCGTGGTCGATCCGGTCGGCCTCCACCACGAGCCCGCAGTCGCGACAGACGCGCTCGGCCGCGTCGACCTGCGTTCGACCGCCGCACTCTGGACACTCGTCGACTGCAGTTCGCTCAGTCCCCTCGATACCGTCGGTGGTTTCGGTGCGGTGCGAGCGGACGCGGGTCGGACGTGCGTGGCTCATCGTACTTCCAACTCCGTCCCGATCCCTTACTTAAACCCGGGTGGATCGGGGGGAAGACGGTGCGATCCGCGTGCTCGAACCGACCGGTAACCGGTCGGTGGTTCGCCGTCGGTCCCCCTCGCAGTACGGGGGGTTTAACACCCCGTCCGGCGCACGGAGTGCCATGACGCTCTCGGAGATCGCGGCGGGCCTCGAAGTGACCGCGCGCCAGCGCGACCGCGGGGTCGCCGTCGCGGACGACACCGAGACGCCGCTCGTCGATCGCCTCTCGGCCCACGCCGCCGATCTCCCGTGTACGCCGGCCGCAACCGCGACACTCGTCGACGCCTACTCGACCGGACGGAGCGTGGGAGACGCCGCGAGCGAGGCTGGAATCACGCCGATGATCGCCGCGAAGACGCTCCATCGTTGTGGCGTCGCGGGGGTCTGCCCGCTCGCGCCGACCCGGCGCGGCGTCGTCCGCGACTGGCTCGACGGCCGGATCGGCCGCAGCGACGCCGTCGCGCTCACCGGCGGCGACGAGGCGGATTTCGCGCTGGCGACCTACGTCGAGACTCACGACGCGGTGTCCGCCGTCGCCGACGCCGTCGACGCCCACCTCGCCGGCTCCGCCCCGCTCGACGGGGCGCTCGGCGACCCCGACGGCCTCCGCTGAGCCGACCGCCGCGGTCCGCGGGTCGGCCCCTTCCGGTCAGTTCGACGGCCGCAGCCGATCGATCAGCCCGGAGTCGGCGACGTCGATCTCGAGTGACACGCCGAACGCCCGCTCGTACGTGTCACGGAGGGCGCGCGTGTACGCACCGTCGCCACGCGCCGTGGTCGGCGCGGCCGCGACCTCCGGGTCGACGGCCGAGAGAACGGTGTCGGCCGACGACTCGGCGGGATCGACGTGGCGGTCGCGCGCCGCCACCGCGATCGATCCGTCGACGGTCGCTCCGACGTCCGCCATCCGCCCGCGGAGGCGCTGGAGCGCGTCGCGCCCGTGGTCCGACGCCGGACGGACCGTCTCGACCCGGTCGGCGGCGGTGACCGCGGCGACCGCCTCGTTCGACCCGACGGGTGCGACGTCGAGGACGACGGCGTCGTGCGTCGAGGTCGCCTCCTCGATGCGGCGCTCTAACTTCCGTGCGGCCGCCGCCGTCTTCGCCCGCGCGAGGCGCTCGAAGGGCGCTCGCGCGGGGACGATATCGACGCGACCGTCGGAGGTCACGCCTCTCGCGTTCGGTTCGGACGCGACACCGGACGCACCGGCGCCCCCGAGCGGGTACGCGGCCGCCGACAGCGACGATTCCGTCTCGTCCGTGAGGAGCGCGGTGAGATCGGTGTCGATCCGGCCCGCGACGTACTCCGAGAGACCCTGCGTGGTGAAGGCGGCGTCGACGACCGCGACTTCGTGGCCGCCTCGTGCGCCGACGGCCGCTAGCTCGACGGCGGTCCGCGTCGTTCCCGCGCCGCCGGTCGCTCCGACCAGCGCGAGCGTCGTGGCATGCATGAGACCGCTCTCTGTAGTCGGGTGTTAAGCGTCGCGGATCGCCCCCGCGACGCGGTTGAGCGTCGGTCGCGTTCGCGCCGTCCCAACACTTATGTCACGAATGATCCATCGGTACGGGCACATGGTTGCCATCGCAGACGGGAAGTGGCGCGCGCTCGTGCTGGTCGGCGTCGCGGAGCTGTTCGCGATGACGCTCTGGTTCAGCGGGACCGCCGTCGGACCGGAGCTGGCCGCGGCGTGGGGGCTTTCGCCCGCCGAGACGGCGTGGCTGACGAACGCGGTCCAGTTGGGGTTCGTCGTCGGAGCCCTCCTGTCGGCGTCGCTGACGATCGCCGATGTCGTCCCGCCGCGATATCTGTTCGCCGGCTCCGCGCTGGTC is a genomic window containing:
- a CDS encoding ParA family protein translates to MHATTLALVGATGGAGTTRTAVELAAVGARGGHEVAVVDAAFTTQGLSEYVAGRIDTDLTALLTDETESSLSAAAYPLGGAGASGVASEPNARGVTSDGRVDIVPARAPFERLARAKTAAAARKLERRIEEATSTHDAVVLDVAPVGSNEAVAAVTAADRVETVRPASDHGRDALQRLRGRMADVGATVDGSIAVAARDRHVDPAESSADTVLSAVDPEVAAAPTTARGDGAYTRALRDTYERAFGVSLEIDVADSGLIDRLRPSN